The Candidatus Binatus sp. genomic interval GCAGCGATCGTTGGCGACCTTGCGCCGCAATGGTTTGATGCATCGCGGGGCGAAACAATTCCCGCGATCGCACTCGCCGAATTCACGCGCCGGCGCGACGCCGAGTTGATGCCATTTTACAAAGCCAGCGTGCGCGTCTCGCGCGAACTCGCGCTCGATAAGGGCACCCGCATGGCTCATCGCGCCGCCGCGAGCGAGCAATGGGCGGCCGACGAGATGATTCGATTTGCCCAGATGCTGACGCCGCGCGGCTCGTTTCCGTCGTTCCGCTTTGCGCGCCTGATGGCGAAAGCGTCGCGCGCCGCTTGAGTCATGGACCTCGCCGATCTCGGACGAATCAAGGCGCAGCACGAAGTTCCCGAGCCGATCAAATTCGCGTGGCCGGTCGTGCTGCTGCCGGAACTGTTCGCGACGCCGCCGCAACTCGCGATTCTGCTCGGCTATCTCACGACCATCGGATGGGAAGTCTATGTGCCCGATTTGCGCGCCGCGATCGGCGACTCGTCGCGCCTCGCGAAATTTGATTTCAAAGATCTGATCGCGATGAGCACCGAAGCGATCGATGCGATCGGCCGCGAAGTCGTCGTCATCGGCCACGGCGTCGGCGGTTTGGCCGCGCTCAAACTCAGCGCGCATCGACAAGTCAAAGCGTCGGTCGCATTCGCCCCGCTGATACCGGGATTCCGCACGCCGCTGATCGGCGGAATCGCGAATCGAATCGCCGCGATGCTTGGCCGTCCTATCAATCCGCCGCGCGGCCGGATGCTGTTCGAACTGGTCGCCGATCTCGAGCCGTTCGCGCGCGAGGCGCTGATCAAATCGATGCGTCCCGATTCGGGCGCGCTTGCGAGCGACGTCGTCCGCAGCGCGATCGATTTCACGCCGACGAATCCTCCGCGGCCGCGGCTGATCGTCGCCGGCGAGTCCGATATTTTCGCGCCGTTCGATCGCGCGTCGAAATTTGCGGAATCAATCGGCGCGAGCATCGTCAAGATCGCCGGCCGCGGCCATTGGCTGATCGGTGGCCGCGCGATCGAACGCGCTATCCATCAGACCCAGCGCTTTCTGGTCCGCGCGCTCGGCCAGGATTTGCTCCTGCTCTATCCCGAGGAATGGAAAAACGAACCCCAGGAATAAATTTAGCCGATAAGGAATAGCGCTAGCCCGCCAGCATCCGTCCTAGCCAACTCACGATCAGCCCAACGAATAGCGCGACCAGCGGCCACATCCGCTGTTTATTCTCGTGACGAATCTGCGGCAGGATGTCCGACGTCGCGACGGCGAGGAACGTCCCCGCCGAGATCGCGATCGCCGCGCCGGCGACTTTGCTGCTCGCATTCGCCAGCGCGAAGTAGGTGAGCATCGCGCCGAGCGGCGTCGAAAGCGCGAAGACTGTCATCCAGCCGATGATCGGCTGCGGCGACCATCGATCGAGCAACAGTAAACTGGTCAGCGCAAACGCGTCCGGAATCTTGTGAAAGATCACCGCGAGCAGCACCACGCCGCCGAGTTCGGGGCGATTGTAGGTCGAGCTGATCGCGAGCCCATCGAGCAGGCTGTGAAACGAAAGCCCGACATACGCGGTCAAGCCGAGATGAATATGATGCGCGCGTCCATGCTCTGCCGCATGCTCGGGATACGGATGCACGAGCACGAACCGCTCCATGATGAAGATGGTGAGAAAGCCCGCCAGCAGCGGCCATCCGAGCGCGCCGTGCAAGAGTTCGACGCTCTCGGGGATCATGTCGAAGAACGCGGCGCCGAGCAGGATTCCGCCCGAGAACGCGACCGGCACCAGCAGCGATCGCCGCGACCAGTTGCCGAATAGCGGCAGCAATCCGCCGGCCAGCGATCCAATCGCGATCGCCGCGAGGTATAGAAGAAAGCCGGGTGACATCGATAGCAGTCTCGGGTGTGAGTCTCGCTAACATAGCCGTTCAGGCGTCACAAGCGGGCCCATGACAAGGGCCTATGGTTGATCCGCGAAATCGCACTAGAGTCCAGATCGGGAGAACAATTCGATGGCGGAAAAAGCAATGCAAAACAATTCGCAGCACAATGTGCAGCAAAATCTGATCGTCGAGCGCGACGGCGGCCTCGTCACCATCACGATGAGCCGCCCCGAGAAGCGCAACGCGCTCTCCACTGCGATGATGGCCGACCTGATGGCGGAGCTGCGTGCCGCCGGCGACAGTCGCGAGACGCGCGCCGTGATAATCGCAGGCAACGGCCCGGCCTTCTCGGCCGGCCACGATCTGAGCGAGCTTGCCAAACGGGATCTGGAATTCTACCGCTACGAATTCGATCTCTGCGCGCAACTGATGCAAACCGTCCAGGCGATTCCGCAACCGGTGATCGCGCGCGTCCATGCGATCGCGACCGCCGCC includes:
- a CDS encoding alpha/beta fold hydrolase — translated: MDLADLGRIKAQHEVPEPIKFAWPVVLLPELFATPPQLAILLGYLTTIGWEVYVPDLRAAIGDSSRLAKFDFKDLIAMSTEAIDAIGREVVVIGHGVGGLAALKLSAHRQVKASVAFAPLIPGFRTPLIGGIANRIAAMLGRPINPPRGRMLFELVADLEPFAREALIKSMRPDSGALASDVVRSAIDFTPTNPPRPRLIVAGESDIFAPFDRASKFAESIGASIVKIAGRGHWLIGGRAIERAIHQTQRFLVRALGQDLLLLYPEEWKNEPQE
- a CDS encoding ZIP family metal transporter, which gives rise to MSPGFLLYLAAIAIGSLAGGLLPLFGNWSRRSLLVPVAFSGGILLGAAFFDMIPESVELLHGALGWPLLAGFLTIFIMERFVLVHPYPEHAAEHGRAHHIHLGLTAYVGLSFHSLLDGLAISSTYNRPELGGVVLLAVIFHKIPDAFALTSLLLLDRWSPQPIIGWMTVFALSTPLGAMLTYFALANASSKVAGAAIAISAGTFLAVATSDILPQIRHENKQRMWPLVALFVGLIVSWLGRMLAG